The DNA window CACAGCCGCTGCCGAGCGAAGGCGGGCTGATCGGCCTGATCAGCTCGATCGGCCGCGTCATGGGCCGGGTGGTCGGCATTTTCTTCAATTCCGGCCGCCGTACCATCGACCAGGTGGTGCGCAACGTGCTGCCGTTCATGGCCTTCGTGACCATGCTTATCGGCCTGATCCTCTACACCGGCATTGGCGATGTGCTCGCCCAGCCGATGGGGCCGCTGGCCAACAACATCGTCGGCCTGCTGATCATCTCGGCCATTTGCGGCCTGCCGTTCCTGTCGCCCATCCTGGGGCCAGGCGCTGTCATCGCGCAGGTCATCGGCGTGGCCATCATCGGCCCGCAGATCGCCAACGGCACGATTTCGCCGGCGATGGCCCTGCCAGCGTTGTTTGCCTACAACACCCAGGTCGGCTGCGATTTCGTGCCTGTCGGCCTGGCGCTCGGTGAAGCCAAGCCGAAAACCATCGAAATCGGCGTGCCGGCGGTGCTCATCAGCCGCCAGATCATGGGCCCGGTCTCGGTGTTGATCGCCTGGGTCGTCTCACTGATCGTGTTTTAAAGAGAGTAAGGAAATGAGGTTCGCCATATGACGGTTCTGTTGAGAACACGGGTCACTTCCATCGGACCCGAAGTGGCGGATCTTGCCGAAGGGGGCGTGCTCATCCTGTTCGCGGATGGCTCGCCGCCGGAGCTTGCGGAAGTCTCCGTCCTGCACAAGACGGAGCAGGGACCAAGTGACGGAGCGCCCGCCAAGGGCGCTTCGATCACCGTCGGTTCGGTTTCAGCCGTCATAACGGCGGTTGGCTCAAGCGCATGGAGCAAGGTGCTCGAGATGGGCCATGTCGTCATCTCGTTCAACGGCGCCACCGAGGCCGAGAGGCCGGGCGAGATCTGCGCATCGCGGGTCGATACCCAGGCCCTCGTGGCCGCCCTGGAGACAGGCGCGATCATCACCATCGCCGCCTGAACACACTCGCGCTGGGACTGTCCGGTCTTGGCGCCAAGAGCAATTCCAGGAAAAGTGTGAAACGGTTTTCCGTTCGGAATTGCGTCAAAACAAAGAGTTAGAGCTATCTCGCCGTTTCTGTGAACTGGCAGAAATAGCTCTGGGAAAAGCAGAGTATTTGCCATGGAACGCTCGACCATCGTCAGGGTGCATGAAGGTTTGCATGCCCGTCCCGCCACGCGGTTCGTCAAACTCGCCAAGGGTTTCGAATCCGATGTCGAACTGGTCAAGGACGGCAAGGCTGTCAGCGCCAAGAGCTCGGTCAAACTGATGCTGCTGGCGGTCAAGGAAAACCAGGAAGTCACCGTTCGGGCGAACGGCGCGGATGCCATCGAGGCGATCGAAGCGCTGATCGGCTATCTCGAAAACCCCAAGGCTGGTCTCGACGACGAAGCGGGGCCGCAGAGCCCGGCCAACGATGCCGGGCCGGAAGTGGCAGCCGCACCAGCGGCCGAATCCGCGCTCGCGGCATCCGGCGAAGCGAATGGCCTACGCGGTGTCGCGGCAAGCGAGGGTGTCGCGATCGGGCCGGCTTTCGCGCATTTCCCGCCTGATATCACCGGGCAGGGCCGCACGCTGCAGGCTGAAGAGATCCCCGGCGAGATCGACAGGTTCCGCGCCGCCGTCGCCGCCGTCCAGGCGCGCATGGATCGCGCCTTGGCGCAGGACAGCCTGTCGGCCGGAGACCGTGGCATCGTCGCGGCACTCAGGGATATCGCCGCCGATGACAGCCTGACCGGCGAGGCCGAGAAGGCGATCAAGGGTGGCAACGACGCGATCTCGGCCGTCATCACCGCCGCGTCCGCCATCGCCGCCGATTTCAGCGCCGTCGACGATCACTACCTCAATGCGCGCGCTGATGACGTTCACGCCGTGGGGCGGCAGATCTGTCTCGTCCTGCTTGGGCAGGACGACGTCAGCCTCGAGAACATTCCGCAGGGAGCCATCCTGATCGCCGACGATATCGGCGCCTGGGACCTGGCGCGCGCGCCGCTGAAACGCATCGGCGGGGTGATTTGCGGCCATGGCGGCGCCACCTCGCATATCGCCATCATTGCCCGCTCGCATGGCATTCCGGCGGTGCTGGGCCTCGGCGACCAGATCAATGCCTTGCGCACGGCTCGCGACGTGGCGCTCGACGGCAACACCGGCCATGTCATCATCGACCCCGACGAGGCGACGCGTGCCGAATTCGCCGGCCGTGTCGAAGCGGCGGCGAGCGAGCGTGCCGGCCTGACCGCCTTCAAGACGGTGACGCCGAAGCGCGCCGACGGCAGGGTGATCGAGGTCGCGGCCAATATCGGTTCGCTCGAGGAAATCGAAGCGGCGCAGGAGGCCGGAGCCATGGGCGTCGGCCTGTTCCGCACCGAGCTTCTGTTCATGCGCCACATGCATCTGCCCTCCGAAGACATGCAGGCCGAGACCTATGCGGCGCTGGCCAAGGCCTTCGATCCCTATCCGGTCATCGTGCGCACGCTCGACATAGGCGGCGACAAGCCGATCGCCGGCATCGAGTTTCCCGACGAGGAAAACCCCTTCCTCGGCTGGCGCGGCATCCGTATGTGCCTCGACCGGCCCGATATCTTCAAGCGTCAGCTCAGGGCGCTGCTCAGGGCGGCCGTGCACGGCAACATCAAGGTGATGCTGCCGATGGTGTCCGATATTTCGGAAGTCACGCGCACCCGCGTGCTGGTCGATGAATGCGCCTCCGAACTCAAGGCCGAAGGCGTGCCGCATGCGACGTTCGATCTCGGCGTGATGATCGAGACCCCGGCCGCAGTGCTGATCGCCCCGGCGCTGGCCAAGGAAGTGGCCTTCTTCTCGATCGGCACCAACGACCTGACCCAGTACATCATGGCCGCCGACCGGCTGAACCCGACCGTGGCCAAGCTCAACGACGTCACCAATCCAGCGGTCATGTCGGCGATCGAGCTGACGGCAAAAGCCGGCGTCGCCGCCGGCATCATGGTCGGCATGTGCGGCGAGGCGGCCGGGCGACCGGACCTGATCCCGGCCTTCGTGAAAATGGGGCTGACCGAACTTTCGATGAGCCCGGCCTCGATCCAGCGCGCCAAGAAAACAATCACGGCCATGATAGCCGGGGAATAGATTTCCGAAAGCGCTGCTGGGGCTTACGGCAAATGCGCAAGCAAGGTGGCGAAGACAGGCGTCAGCTCATCGACCGGGCTTGCCTTGGCGCAGGCCTGCAGGATGCGGTCATGACGGATATCGACCGCCAGGATCGCGATCTCCAGCATGTCCGGCTCCGGCGCGCCGTCACGTCCGGTGGTCGCCAGGCCGCAGGCCAGAACGACTGGCGCCAGGCAGCTTATGTCGAGGGCCCGCTCCCCCGCCATTTCCGGCGCGGCTTCGCCAAAGCGGACCGGACGCTGGCCGAGCAACTCGACCAGCAACGCAGCGCAGGTGGCCGCGATTGCCGGCAGCCCGGCACCCGGCGCGGCCAGGGCCGCCAGCAGATCGGCATGGCGCTTTCGCATGGCGGCGTGAGCGGCTGCGAAATCGGCTTCATGGATGCGGGCGTTTTCGACCTTGAGCCCGGCAAGCACCGCCTTGGCCAGATAGTACATATCGCGCCGGAAGAGGCGCTCGGCGCTCAACTGCCGCTCTTCGTTTCCGGCCGGGAAATAGGTGCCAAGGCCCTTTACGGTCGTGCCGTCCACCTTGATCGGACGCTCATGCGGGACAAAGGATTCGGCGATCGACAGCGCTTCGTCGACGGCGCTGGCGGCATGGCTGAGC is part of the Mesorhizobium loti genome and encodes:
- the ptsP gene encoding phosphoenolpyruvate--protein phosphotransferase, with protein sequence MERSTIVRVHEGLHARPATRFVKLAKGFESDVELVKDGKAVSAKSSVKLMLLAVKENQEVTVRANGADAIEAIEALIGYLENPKAGLDDEAGPQSPANDAGPEVAAAPAAESALAASGEANGLRGVAASEGVAIGPAFAHFPPDITGQGRTLQAEEIPGEIDRFRAAVAAVQARMDRALAQDSLSAGDRGIVAALRDIAADDSLTGEAEKAIKGGNDAISAVITAASAIAADFSAVDDHYLNARADDVHAVGRQICLVLLGQDDVSLENIPQGAILIADDIGAWDLARAPLKRIGGVICGHGGATSHIAIIARSHGIPAVLGLGDQINALRTARDVALDGNTGHVIIDPDEATRAEFAGRVEAAASERAGLTAFKTVTPKRADGRVIEVAANIGSLEEIEAAQEAGAMGVGLFRTELLFMRHMHLPSEDMQAETYAALAKAFDPYPVIVRTLDIGGDKPIAGIEFPDEENPFLGWRGIRMCLDRPDIFKRQLRALLRAAVHGNIKVMLPMVSDISEVTRTRVLVDECASELKAEGVPHATFDLGVMIETPAAVLIAPALAKEVAFFSIGTNDLTQYIMAADRLNPTVAKLNDVTNPAVMSAIELTAKAGVAAGIMVGMCGEAAGRPDLIPAFVKMGLTELSMSPASIQRAKKTITAMIAGE
- a CDS encoding PTS glucitol/sorbitol transporter subunit IIA, producing MTVLLRTRVTSIGPEVADLAEGGVLILFADGSPPELAEVSVLHKTEQGPSDGAPAKGASITVGSVSAVITAVGSSAWSKVLEMGHVVISFNGATEAERPGEICASRVDTQALVAALETGAIITIAA
- the srlE gene encoding PTS glucitol/sorbitol transporter subunit IIB produces the protein MAKTYKAVKISRGSTGWGGPLVIEPTAQRDKVVSVTGGGIHPVAQLIADMTGATAVDGFKAPPVEGEMAVVVVDCGGTARCGVYPRKRIPTVNLTPVGQAGPLAQFITEDIYVSGVKPANVTMADGSEAVTTAGGAASMSSGNNTAAAAPQPLPSEGGLIGLISSIGRVMGRVVGIFFNSGRRTIDQVVRNVLPFMAFVTMLIGLILYTGIGDVLAQPMGPLANNIVGLLIISAICGLPFLSPILGPGAVIAQVIGVAIIGPQIANGTISPAMALPALFAYNTQVGCDFVPVGLALGEAKPKTIEIGVPAVLISRQIMGPVSVLIAWVVSLIVF